A region from the Lonchura striata isolate bLonStr1 chromosome 16, bLonStr1.mat, whole genome shotgun sequence genome encodes:
- the GRIFIN gene encoding grifin, giving the protein MALRFEALHPEGICPGWSIVVKGETSSSSSMFEINLLCEPGDQIALHFNPRLSSSRIVCNSFLNSHWGQEEVNSTFPFKAKEPFQVEIYSDQDYFHVFINENKVLQYKHRQKNLSSITKLQILDDIDISSVEITKRGLY; this is encoded by the exons ATGGCATTGCGG TTTGAGGCCCTGCACCCGGAGGGAATCTGTCCTGGATGGAGCATCGTGGTCAAGGGTGAGACCAGTTCCAGCTCAAGCAT GTTTGAAATTAATTTGCTCTGTGAGCCTGGAGACCAGATCGCTCTCCACTTTAACCCTCGCCTCTCCAGCTCCAGAATCGTCTGCAACTCCTTCCTCAACAGCCACTGGGGGCAAGAAGAGGTTAACAGCACCTTCCCCTTCAAAGCCAAGGAGCCCTTTCAG GTTGAAATCTACTCTGACCAGGACTATTTCCACGTTTTCATCAATGAAAACAAAGTCCTGCAGTACAAGCATCGGCAGAAGAATCTTTCATCCATCACCAAGTTGCAGATTCTCGATGATATTGACATTTCTTCAGTGGAAATCACCAAACGAGGTCTTTACTAG
- the LOC110475575 gene encoding galanin receptor type 1, which yields MDSSPPEPGAPPDPLQLWQENQTQGGLWNGSQELGWEELEKMLFLFAKEPVTISLTVMYLLSFVVGLVGNIMSIRVLTRKRRSRVSSLSATRSLLINLAVCDLMVVCICMPITVGNLIYKAWVYGDFLCRAVPFIQAVSVSASVLSLTVISVNRYYSVHNPLNARSFFTQKRILSTILVVWLFSSGICMPLIFMNKRDEIGVVEGLPLVFSICREIWPQERLKQAYNFLLFCALYCLPVLFNMAICFLTVRRLWSHSSQLKDSSALNRSLPASRLKIRRKVAQMVVALVLLFAISWLPVYLMDIWIDFNIPKSLQDVTPSPWILQLRPFAQWLGLTNSSLNPICYCFIGNLYRSAKEMKSKYHQRMVSLFNFSLSEGTTHSSVPELLSYRSSVEPARKGPSTTPSTDRRCQGSHGHKNKCGHLNSCQHPSLNTVSSENTSL from the coding sequence ATGGATTCATCCCCCCCAGAACCCGGAGCCCCCCCTgaccctctgcagctctggcaggagaaCCAGACCCAAGGTGGGCTCTGGAAcggcagccaggagctggggtgggaagagctggagaagatgcTCTTCCTCTTTGCAAAGGAGCCTGTCACCATCAGCCTGACAGTGATGTACTTGCTGTCCTTTGTGGTGGGCCTGGTGGGCAACATCATGTCCATCAGGGTGCTGACGCGCAAGCGCCGGAGCCGGGTGTCCAGCCTGAGCGCCACCCGCAGCCTCCTCATCAACCTGGCGGTGTGTGACCTCATGGTGGTGTGCATCTGCATGCCCATCACCGTGGGCAACCTCATCTACAAAGCCTGGGTCTACGGGGACTTCCTCTGCCGGGCAGTGCCCTTCATCCAGGCTGTTTCTGTCTCCGCCAGCGTCCTCAGCCTGACCGTCATCAGCGTGAACCGCTACTACAGCGTGCACAACCCGCTCAACGCCCGCTCCTTCTTCACCCAGAAGAGGATCCTCAGCACCATCCTGGTGGTGTGGTTGTTTTCCTCAGGGATATGCATGCCCCTCATCTTCATGAACAAACGGGATGAGATCGGGGTGGTGGAGGGCTTGCCCCTGGTGTTTTCCATCTGCAGGGAGATCTGGCCTCAGGAGAGGCTCAAGCAAGCCTACAACTTTCTGCTCTTCTGTGCCCTGTACTGCCTGCCCGTCCTGTTCAACATGGCCATCTGCTTCCTCACGGTGCGCCGGCTGTGGAGCCACAGCAGCCAGCTGAAGGACAGCTCTGCCCTGAACCGATCCCTGCCGGCCTCCAGGCTGAAGATCCGCAGGAAGGTGGCACAGATGGTGGTGGCCCTGGTCCTGCTGTTCGCCATCTCTTGGCTGCCCGTTTACCTGATGGACATCTGGATTGATTTTAACATCCCCAAATCTTTGCAGGATGTGACTCCTTCTCCTTGGATCCTGCAGCTCAGACCTTTTGCCCAGTGGCTCGGCCTCACCAATTCCAGCCTCAACCCAATATGTTATTGCTTCATTGGGAACCTCTACAGATCAGCCAAGGAAATGAAGAGCAAATACCACCAAAGGATGGTCTCTCTCTTTAACTTCTCTCTGTCTGAAGGGACAACTCATTCCTcagtcccagagctgctctcttACCGGAGTTCAGTGGAGCCTGCAAGGAAAGGACCCTCCACCACCCCCTCCACGGACAGGAGGTGTCAGGGAAGTCATGGCCATAAGAACAAGTGTGGACACTTGAACTCCTGCCAGCATCCATCTCTGAATACTGTCTCCAGTGAGAACACTTCCTTGTAA